The following are encoded together in the Mycteria americana isolate JAX WOST 10 ecotype Jacksonville Zoo and Gardens chromosome 2, USCA_MyAme_1.0, whole genome shotgun sequence genome:
- the LOC142406274 gene encoding RING finger protein 151-like: MGYDIERFVGYVNDGLLCSICRDVLEDPLQAPCEHAFCTACIHGWLVHHSNCPEDRQMIDVSLLRPLYRYMKNDLNRLQLHCKNREYGCEMVCSLESIDRHERECEYSQIPCSNAGCTVQIERRNLDGHLAVCEYRSRECPNGCGYTILSAEDTQHNCVAELRTELELLRSEMICRVEEAKREMESRLDSQRRHMVQKESILQNEIEELKSQMSRMMSDVRSLMAAERQHRQELEQAELEKRELMELLRGLQKDCRLTTTEGGRKSTNFRPLARLESVKRKPREVTVI; this comes from the exons ATGGGTTATGATATTGAGCGTTTCGTTGGCTACGTTAATGACGGGCTATTATGCTCCATCTGCCGTGATGTGTTAGAAGATCCATTACAGGCTCCTTGTGAACACGCTTTCTGTACTGCTTGTATACATGGATGGCTTGTTCATCACAGTAACTGCCCTGAAGACAGACAAATGATTGACGTATCTTTGCTACGACCTCTCTACAG ATATATGAAAAATGATTTAAACCGTCTTCAGCTACATTGCAAAAACAGAGAGTATGGCTGTGAAATGGTTTGTTCTCTGGAGTCTATAGACAGGCATGAAAGGGAGTGTGAATACAGTCAGATACCTTGCTCCAATGCCG GCTGTACAGTTCAGATTGAACGACGTAACTTAGATGGTCACCTGGCAGTGTGTGAATATCGGAGCCGTGAATGCCCCAATGGTTGTGGTTACACCATTCTCAGTGCAGAAGACACACAGCATAATTGTGTAGCAGAGCTAAGAACTGAGCTAGAACTACTTCG GTCAGAAATGATCTGCAGAGTGGAGGAGGCAAAACGTGAGATGGAGTCAAGGTTAGATTCACAGAGAAGGCATATGGTCCAAAAAGAGAGtattctgcaaaatgaaattgAAGAACTAAag agtCAGATGTCACGAATGATGTCAGATGTACGCTCTCTGATGGCTGCAGAGAGACAGCACCGTCAAgagctggagcaggcagagctggaaaaacGGGAATTAATGGAGCTGCTGAGGGGGCTGCAGAAGGACTGTCGATTAACTACTACAGAAGGAGGCAGGAAGTCAACAAATTTCCGCCCTCTAGCACGACTAGAGAGTGTAAAACGAAAACCTAGGGAAGTTACAGTGATCTAA